One Elusimicrobia bacterium HGW-Elusimicrobia-1 genomic window, GAAACTCAAGTATCGTAATGTCCGCGCCTTTCTTAAATCGTTCGGAGAAATCCGCGCGGTGCAGCATTTGGGCGACCGTAGCCGAGCGGGCCAGTTTGAGTATGCCGTCGAGGCCCAGCGGATAGAGCCAGTGTGAATTGTGAACTACTTCGGTTTTATCGGCATCGAGAACCTTGAAGACCTGCCCTACGTATGTCTCCGAGTTGGCCAGGATGTCTTTTTCGTCGAGCATGGGCCGCGTCTGAGCGCGGCCCGACGGATCCCCGATTTTAGCCGTAAAATCCCCGATTATAAAAATTATCTTGTGTCCCAGTTCCTGAAAGGTTTTGAGTTTATTTAAGACGACCGTATGCCCCAAATGAATGTCGGGCGACGTGGGATCCACTCCGAACTTGATTCTGAGCGGTTTCCCCCTGGCGAGTTTTAGAATCAGTTCGTTTTCGCTTATGATTTCCGAGGCGCCGCGCTTGATGGACTCCAGCGTCCTGGCGACGGACAGGTTGTTTTTATTCGTCATCGCGATGCTCCGTAATTGTCCGACGTACCGGCCGCGAAATTCCACACCGGCGAAAGCGCCGCGGCCGCCGCCGGCTCCACAAGCCGTCGAAGCCGACGGGAGGATTCGGCTATTTTGCTCTTAAAATCGTCGGACCAGCGGATTGTGTCCGCCACCACGGCCATTATAGTTTCCTCGCCGGAATTATCGAGGTCGTCTATGCGCTCGTAAATATTTTTTTGACCTATTTCGCGCAGGAACAGATCTGATTTTCTATCCGCCGAGATGCCGCAAACGGGTATACCCATAGACGCGGCCAAAATTATTCCGTGCAGGCGGGCGCTTATAACCACATCCGACGAGGCGATCTCGGCGGCCGCGCCGGCGATAGATTCCCATACGACGACTTCGCAAGGCATAGTCATGGCGCCGGCTATGCGGGTTGCGTACTTAAAATCCTCAATTTTGTGAAACGGCAGTATTTTGACGCGCGCGCCGAAACGCCGGGCGCAGGCATCCGCCAGCCGCGCCCAAAATTGCACGTCCGACTTTTGAAACCGGCGAGGAACAAGTGTAATCCGCTTTGCGCCGGATGCGGTGGCGGCGGATTTAAGAAGCGGCGCGGCAAAATCGTCCGGAAGGGCGGCGACAAAATCGGCAACTCTGAGAGCATCGCCTCTGAACGAGTCCATAAAACATTTCGATTCGTCGTCTCTTACGGAAACGGAATCCGCCAGGACAAGAATGCGGCGGGCCAGCCATGTATTGAATTTTTTGAGACGGTCCACACCGACGGCGCACAGTGAAACTTTCTTACCCAGAAGTTTGGCCGCCAAAATGAGGCCGAAATAATAATACAGGGATAAACTCGAAGTTTTATCCTGGAAAATTCCGCCGCCGCCGATGATAAGAATATCGCACCACGACAGCGCGGCAATCACGACCGCGGGCGATTTGCGGCGTACCGCAGAAACATCCGGCGGCGAGGAAGTGACCGCGGGGTCGCCGGTCAGCACTTTTATGTCGCATCCGCCGGCGCGCGCGTTTTCAAACTCTAAACGAATCCGGCGCACCAGCTCGGAAAGAATTATTTCATCGCCGAGATTGCCCATGCCGTAATAACCGGCGATAAGCACTTTGCTCATTTTGTTTTCCATATTTTAAGAGCGCTCAGATCCGACGGGATTTTTATGCCGGCCATCCCGATGGCGGCGTCGACAGCCACGCCGACGGCTCCGCCGGCCAGCATACCCGCCAATGTGCGCCACACCGAAACGACAAGCGGGGTGTGAGTGTGCAAAAACGTATTGATCGCCGAAACACAGGCAAGGGCGCCCAGGGCCAAAAATATTCTGTTGCGACGGCGGAAAGCAAGCCAAAGAAACGGCTGACCCACCGCGATTTCTTTCCATCTGGGACGGACTACGAACAACCGCTCCAGAACATCCCTCAATTTCAACTCTACCGACGGGACGAAACCGTTATTTCCGCTGCGCCACAGCACAACCCCCGCGGCGGCAACAAGAAACAGCGCGGCGACGGCATGATATATTTTGACGTTTTTGAGAGCGATGTCGCGGGCTTCGGAAGCGTCGAAGACGACAAGAAATACCGCCGCCCACGAAGCCGCCAGTAAAAATCTAATCCCCGACGGCCTGTTTAATCCTGCCAAAAAATCCGCGGATGAGACGAAGGATGACACGAACAGGGCGCCGCCCAAAACGGCCGCGTTGAAAAAAGCGAACGCCGCAATGGGCTTAACTTCAAGAAGATACGCGCGGGCGAGCATGACAAGCGCCGCCGGCAGCGCAAGCGCGAAACAAAAAGCCACGGCTTTTCTTAACGGCGCAAGGGGCGGATACGCGAACTGCGAACGCGCCGCAAGCAAAGCCGCCGACGACGACGGAGCGCCAACGGCAAATCCGTTTTTTTTAAGCCGCCGCGACAGCGCTTTTATGATGTCGAGATTGGCGTCGATTGTTTTTTTGTCGTCTATGGGCACTCTGAAAAATCTGATTCCGCGCTCGCGGGCGGCGCGCTCATAGCGGGCAACCTCTTCGACCGCCGTCATTGTCCTTTTTTCGGCCACCGAGAGCGAATGCCCCCGAACCACGGCGGACGGCGGGAACTCGGCAATCGCCGCCGAGGGATAAAATTCGTACGACACCGCCGGGAACATCGCCGCCATTTTGGAAGCGAACGCGCCGTCAAACCCGAAGGCGCCGCGGCCGGCGTCCAATATGACGGCCGATATTTTTTCGCGCGGCAACTCCAAAAGCCACGAAGCGTCGCCGTCGGGCGAAGGCGCCGGCGCCGCCCTGAATCCGTACTTCTCGATGGTAAGCCATTTGCGTCTGGAAAATCCCACCGGCAGCGAACTTAACGAAGGACGCCCGCCGGCTTTTACATAAATAAATCTTCTTGAGCCGTAACTGACCGCATTAATCTCGGCGAAATATCTTTTTTTGAATATCCCGCCGTAGTATGCCGCCGACGCGGCGTCGTTTACGATGAATGTGTCGGCTCTCAGAACCGAACCGGCCGTCAGGACGTCCAGCAAACGAAGGCGGGCATAGTCCTGGGCGGAAATAAACACCGCCTCCTGCGCCGCCTCGAGGGAAGCCGGAGTTTCCTCCTCTATAATTACGGCGCCGGCTCCGGCGGCTTTGAGCCGGTCGAGGAAATCATCCATTTTATAATTGTTGGATGCGGCTGCCGTTTCGGCCTCCGCGTACGAGAAAGCTATTTCTACGGATACAGATCCGCGCTCGGCCATAAACCTCTCATATAGAGCCGCCGCAGACCATGCGAGCACGGCCGCTATGGCCGAAACAATGACCGTCTTTCTTATTATTGAAATGCTCATAAATTCATTGTGTTTGCGGATTTTCCGGCGGGCGCAAGGAGCAATACTATTTAACTTTCATCAACACTTCCATGGCTTGAGCGCGGATGGTTTCATCGTTAAGGGCTTCGAGTAAAACCGGCACGGCCGCGCGGCCTATATTCCCCAGCGCCTCGACGGCATACCTGCGTACAACTTCGTTGGGATCTTTTAATTGCATCGCCAAAAACGGAACGGCTCTTTTATCCCCTATGAGTCCCAGAGCGACCGACGCCTGCATTTTTATCTGGGGATTTTTTTCCCGGAGGGCCAGTATCAGCGCCGGCACCGCCTGTTTCTCTTTGAGAAGACCCAGAACTCCGGCCACGGTGACTCTTACTTCCTCGGATTCGTCCTCCAGAAGACGTATCAAATCCGCCACCGCCGAGCGCGCGCCGATTTTGCCCAGAGCAAGGGCGGCCTTTTGCCTTATTATGTGAAGGGGATCACTCAGAAGTTGAACGAGGGAGCGTACTGATTTTTTTTCTTTTAGACGGCCGGCAATTTCTACGGAAACCGCCCTTATGAGCGGGTCGGGATTCTTAAGGTTTTTTTCAAGGGACGAAGTTATATCGGACACAGACGGCGGGGGCGACAGCGAGGCCGGAACACCGCGGGGCGCGACCCTGATTATCCGGCGAAGAAGTTTGGGAAACAGTGCCATGCTTTAGACGACCGGATGCTGTCTGAAAGATTTATTTTATCTTTACCAGCGCCTGCGCGGCGTGAGATTTTACGCGGTCATCTTTGAGCGCCATAAGAAGAGCCGGTATGGCCGCGCGGCCGATATGGCCGAGGGCCTCGCAAGCGTACTTCCTGACAAGTTCGTTTGAATCCGCAAGAACGCCGTAGAGCGGAGAAACCGCCTGCGGATCGCCTATGACTCCCAGAGACACGGCGGCCTTCATTCGGGCAAGCGGGCTGGGGTCCCGCAAAGATTGTATCAGGGCGGGCACGGCGATGCGGTCTTTAAGATGTCCCAAAACGCCGGCCACGGTGACTCTTACTTCCTCGGATTCGTCGCCCAGGGCTTCTATCAGCGGCGCCACGGCGGCGCGGTCGCCTATGTGTCCAAGCGCAATGGCGGCTTTTTCTCTGACATATTTAGAATGGTCTTTGAGACATTTTATCAG contains:
- a CDS encoding glycosyltransferase → MLKIKLPSFMLPRGSVVKIGSKDAHSAAVEIMDTQLKRKSADALIDSLLDSDPFVRSISAEVLGKMRERKAISQLIKCLKDHSKYVREKAAIALGHIGDRAAVAPLIEALGDESEEVRVTVAGVLGHLKDRIAVPALIQSLRDPSPLARMKAAVSLGVIGDPQAVSPLYGVLADSNELVRKYACEALGHIGRAAIPALLMALKDDRVKSHAAQALVKIK
- the csaB gene encoding polysaccharide pyruvyl transferase CsaB, with translation MENKMSKVLIAGYYGMGNLGDEIILSELVRRIRLEFENARAGGCDIKVLTGDPAVTSSPPDVSAVRRKSPAVVIAALSWCDILIIGGGGIFQDKTSSLSLYYYFGLILAAKLLGKKVSLCAVGVDRLKKFNTWLARRILVLADSVSVRDDESKCFMDSFRGDALRVADFVAALPDDFAAPLLKSAATASGAKRITLVPRRFQKSDVQFWARLADACARRFGARVKILPFHKIEDFKYATRIAGAMTMPCEVVVWESIAGAAAEIASSDVVISARLHGIILAASMGIPVCGISADRKSDLFLREIGQKNIYERIDDLDNSGEETIMAVVADTIRWSDDFKSKIAESSRRLRRLVEPAAAAALSPVWNFAAGTSDNYGASR